The following nucleotide sequence is from Leptodactylus fuscus isolate aLepFus1 chromosome 10, aLepFus1.hap2, whole genome shotgun sequence.
GAATGGCGCAATTGTTTTATCCGTAAACTAGGCTTTGTGATACATCAGAGGAACCACGCCAAAGAAAAGCCTTTCTCATGTCCTGAATGTAAAGAACGCTTTGTAAAGAAGATTCATCTGTTCCGTCACCAGAAAGTTCACAGCGAAGAGAAATCTCTGCAAACATAAGAAGAGAAATCTCCGAGGATAGGAATCGTATTCTATGCAGAAAATTAGAAGATTCGCACGCCCATCGGCTTATCCGCTACAAGAGGCGCACACATATAAAGAGGCCACTATATCCCTTTACCTACAATGAGACCTGCCGGGTGTACGTTCTTGTATACCGAAACTATCAAAAGATTAAGTTGGACTTACTGCACTTTTTTTTGTGGAACTTTTCAATGCACAatacagcgcagatgtgaacacagccttacattggatgatgtcatcatatatatatataatatattctatattGGCCTCTATAGAATGAGATGGTTACTATTCTCTTATTTCTCACATCTGTACTTTTGTGATtaccactgatatatatatatatatatatatatatatatatatatatatatatataggagatacagttgtaaaatatatattttactataGAGTTTTATATATGTGTAGATACAGAGTATATTATGTCTTCTGGCATCACCTCTTATCTGGTTCGGTTGCACCTTCTTCTCCCCATTTGCATTGTTTTCTGCTAGGATTATATTTAGGTGCCTATACACACAAGGGAAAATGTGAAAAtcttatgtatatgtatataggagtCTTCCAACTCTCACCATTAAATGAAGGGGAGAAGACAGATTGGGCATGCTGAGTTAcaatgcctgatccttttgttctcagggatgATAGGCCACTGGCGGCTGCTTTTTCCCCTCTACCCATGGATAGTACATGCAAGCTCAGCTGAAAGGAGGATGCACGTGAATGGGGGAGTTGGAAATATAGATGGCTGCCAAATGAGCCAACCGTTATCAAAGGTTAATGGGCAGTTGAGCTTAACGTACTAGGAAGGGTAGTCAGTGGGGACAGGACATTATTTCAGGGATGTGAGTCAGCTCCTTCTGGTGAAAACACAGAATAGCCCTACAATAGCTTTCATTTAAAAGGTGACCCATTTTCCTAACAGCAGGGGACGAGAGCCTATCTGGCAATGTATGGACCCCTCACCCCTCTCCTTATAGTAAAGGGGCACAATAATAAGTGGTGGTCTCAGTACTTGGACCCCCATTGCTTCCAACTTCTGAGAGGTCACTGACACCTCAAAAAACGCTTTGGGAAATTGTaggtacttaaaggggctgtccagtttcAGTAAGTCATCTGTCTGGTTAGAAGTTGTATACCTGTGTGTATATTGAACGGCCATGGAAATATTGACAggaagccgagatctagaaaaccaggaggaattgctatagaagttatattggaaaattgtccaACTTTTCGTTAAATAatctttttattgatttttcaaattactgtatttttcagactgtAAGATGCACTTTGCTAAAAATCCCCTGCATGTTATTGTCCAAAGACCGACTGGTCAGTAGGGTCTGACTCCTGACCCCTGCTAACACAatgtaataccacattagtgccccccacacaatataatatcacattagtgcgcgcccccccccccccccacacacacacacacagtataaagtccaggTATATTGTGTGGCAACAATAGGACATAATTCCAGGTGAAGGCCACTATTGGGGCTTATTATGTACTTGCGCCTTAGCTGTTCTCTAATAACCTCCTTCGTCTTTACTATTGTACCAGTTTGTGACCTTGGCTCCTTCTACTATGTTTGACCTCCAGGATCCACCAAATCTAGAGAACATCTTATACTCAGAGGCGTCCTATCATCTAAAAAATGCAGTAGCTTTTCTCATTCCCTTAAAGCGCTGTTCTTATGGTCCCGTATACCTGGGCCTTGCACCCCTCTTATTGTTTAGTGCTCCATAGTGTCAGTAGGGATTTCACCCCCGACCTCTTGTTTACAGGTGAGGCTTGCGAGCTTCAGCaccatttgtttgtttttgtctctTTTTCTCCAATGTTTAAAATCTTTAATAAACTTtaattaaacataaaaaatacagcaTAGGTGACAAAGCATGTGACATAGGTGCCATAATTCTAATAAAAATCCGAGTCTAGGACCCAATAGTTGGGCACCATACAACAGAGGGCACTTACTATTATGTATTCCAGGGTCTAATCTCTCTACAATGTAGGCAAATAACGTATCTAAAGCTGACAACTACGTCACAGTTTGTTACGTGGGTGAGGCCAGAAACTAGAGTAAAGGCTGGGACTGAGTAGGAATTCATAGAAGAAGGCGGCCGTCATTTTGGGGTTACTTTACCAACCTGTAGATGGCAACAAAAAGATGTCACCCAGAAGTGGCCTGAGTACTACAAGACATGGCCTGAGATTCCTTTCTCTGATCCATAGAATGTTGTTATAGGGCAGAATGAATATGTTCTTAGTGTAATAATAGGGAGTTGTTCAGACAGCATCGAGCAGTTATTGGAGTTGTACAAGAAGCACTGcctgtaaatctgccccaattgtAGTAAACTGGTTCCGATGGTTGTTTATGAACAAGAACAGTTACTTTGggcttatttttgtatatttgtttgtTACAGTGACATCGAGATCACTAAGATGTGTCACAAAATCTACgtctacataaataaataatgaagacTCTTCTTATTGAATTTTCTTTATAGAATAAGCTCTTGCCACCCACTTGTGTaaatctgcctgagacataactgcaggACAAGGTCTCGAGAAATGCGACACGTCTGCCTGCTATATCTCCCCGTATTGTAGTCTTTGTACTTGCAGAGTATTGGAAATGCACCCGAGCGCCCAGAAGTCCCCTATGAGGTCAAAATGAAAAAAAGTAATACAAAGTTCTAGAAAATATTTTAAAGAGACAAAACCGCACAAAAAACTTGGTCTTTGTATGTAAAATTATAAATGTTACAATCAGATAATTGGTCGTTGTGTATCAGTAATGGACGAGGCAAAAGTAAAAGTCAATCCATCAAACTCCCAAAAATGGAATTAAAGACTCATCAAATATTGTTAAGATGGCAGCAGCTCGGTCTCCTCTACATTATGGCCAGAAGCTTTGAGACTGACACAGGTTCTTGTTCTTACACAGTTTGTTGCTTCAGTTTTTAGATGTTTCTTTGGTTACTGAAATATAGTTCTAAGAACTTTTAATTGCCGAAGACATCGATGTAAGGTAAAGACTCGATATGTACAGGGCTGACCCTTATTTTTTTAGACTTCTTCACTTCCTCCTCAGCTACTGGGCCGAATCCTGACTGATGGGAACTCCTTCTTGTCTACTCAATACTTGGAGTTTATTACAATTATGGTGCTTTATGGacagtgtaaggctgaggcccaacattgcGGAAATGTTGTTtatttcgttgcagattttgctgcagtttttgagccaaagtcaggaatggattgagaagaagggagagacagaagaacttcctgtatatttcttgctccttttgtagccagtcttggctttggctcaaaatattacagcaaaatctgcaacaacaaaaaacgcGTTTCCACATTATGGGGCCTAAAGGACGCTTTGTGGCTTGCCAGGAAACTGTTGCACCATGGATACTCTAGATAACAGAATTGGTTCTCTTAGGatgattttcctgtggccaaatggacAATCGTGtaaaaggccacaggaaaatggctgccgcACATGAGCAGTTGGTGCTTTCGGTTTAAGACACATAGAAGAGGCAGTTGTGAGAAGATGGAGGGggtcactggagagtctgcaggcagcgcaggggacgcccccagtgctctctgcagacttatttgcatacagtGAAAACCGGGAGTATCACCGGAGCGGAGAAGACTTGctaaggtaggggaagaatagcctttcttaaggctattccaacatggtagaccggaaaaaagggattctaatgataaaatctcCTTAGGCCAAAGCCAAGAGAGGATGGAGCAGAAGGAAGATGTATAAGAGTGTGGTATATACACGTcctgttccttttgtagccagtcttAATATGAGATTAAGATATCACTCACAAGTCGCCACTTCCTTACTAGTGACTGTTGGGGCCACCGATTGGGGGGATACAGGACACCCAGCGGGGGAGGGGGTGCCAACAGGGGCCAAAAGGACAATGGACCACTGGGGACAGGTAGCTATTCCTTGTTATTTTACCCTTCCCCCGGCCTCCAAACAAATTGCTTTAATTcctagacaattcctttaagagaTCCCACCTGAATAGAGACAATGATAGCCTCTGTACAGTGAATGGGGGTCTTTAAGTGTTTGCAACACCAGGAGCTTTCCAGGCACTTAAAGCatagtgtgaacaaggcctgatcTGCCCACAACAGCAGGAGCTGCACATCCCCGGAACACACAAGGCAGCAAGAGCCCTGTACCGGGGACACTGGGGTATAGGGCAGTGGTCACACCTGACAGCACTAGACCCCTTCCTCTCACTGCAGCGCTCTAGAGCACAGACAGCAAACACCTAACATGCGCCTGCGCGTTACCCACGGTCATGTGACTCAGGCAGATCACGTGCTTCGCAGACGTCAGGCGGTACTTCCGGTTCCGGAGAAGGTTTATACGTTCACGTGAGAAGGAGCTGCTCAGCAGGTGAGTGTGGATACTGACTGATATAAACCGCAGGATCATGGCCGCCAGGACTGATGTACCTGGAGCAGTCATGTAGTCGGTAGTCGTAGCAGCAGCCATTACTGGCCTCCTGTGTACAGTCCCTCTGGCCACGACCCTCAgctcacagtataatccccctcctcacattccCACAGCAGCAACACACAAAGATTATTTATCTGCAGCTGCTTTAACGTCATTGTCCTGGCCAATGCCTGAGCCTTAAAGGGGACGtccatttattatgttttattaattagACTGGGGGAGGGGGAAAAATCAAGTAAGCAAAAACCTTCCTCTGCTGCCCCCTTTTTTTCTTCCTGTGGCCTATGGCCGGGTTCatgcggggttttttggaccgtattttcacgcggaggctgcctcagattctggtccaaaaacagCTAGTCACAGTGaaccagcatccagttgtggaattctgctccggattagttcCAAATGcatggacctagttgggagggaggtgtcgcgaggcggacgattccgcctcagaatccgcctgaagaaagggcaggtcgcttctttttgtccacgagcaggaacaaaccactcatggaaaaaataggtgaccggctcccattgatttcaatgggaggcgtttttttaagccggattctgatgcagattccgcatcaaaatccagcccaaaataccccatgtgaacccggcctatcaGTTCTCTTCAGCTGATCCAGTGATTCTTGGATTTCAGACACAGATGTGCAGTCTGAACCACTGCATATCAGAATTAATAGCGCCATGGGTCAAGTAGTAAAGTCTATGTCAGATTTGCACTTCACATGAAGGTTCCTTCATTCCTCTCCATCTAACCTGTGGATAAATGTTATCTTCTCTCTTATTCCAGGTAACTAAGATGTCTTCAGATGACCCACTTAGTGGAAGCGCTGAAGCTGGAGGGTCATGGCCGTCTTCCAGTGGCCCGTCCACTAAGTTTGAGTTGGAGAAGGAGACTGAGCTGCGTCTAGAGGTGGAGGGCTCGGCCCCTGTGCAGGTGGAGCTGATCTCTGGACTAGCCGAGGTGTTTGGCACAGAACTGACAAAGAATAAGAAATACACATTCCCACCCGGGAGCAGAGGGGCTGTGTTTACATGGCATGGGTGCACTGTCCAGCTATGGGGGAGCCCTGATGTGGCTTATGTGTCCAAAGATACCCCTATGTTGCTGTATCTCAACACCCATGTGGGTCTAGAGCAGATGCGGACTCAGGCAGAACGAGAAGGAGAGCGCGGTCCCCGCGTGTTAGTGGCCGGCCCTTCAGATGTGGGAAAATCTACACTTTGCCGCCTACTATTGAACTATGCTGTGCGGAGAGGTCGTAGACCAACATTGGTGGAACTGGATGTGGGGCAGGGCTCAGTGTCAGTCCCGGGCACAGTCGGGGCTTTGTGTGTGGAGAGACCAGCAGATGTAGAGGAAGGATTTTCGGCTCAGGCTCCTCTTGTCTATCACTTTGGATCTACAACTCCAGGGACAAACATCAAGCTGTACAACAAGGTGAGTCGGGGCCTGTCTGGTACATTGGCAGGTGCAGCCATAGCTTTTAGGGTCTCCATGTAAGAGAGAAGTTGTCTGAACCCGCTGAGTGCGGTGGGACCAGCCATCGGTGCATGGGGGCTTCCACTCTCCTGTGATACTGGTGAAGGATTGGCCATGTTGAATATTAGCAATATTAGGCCACCAATCTTAGACATCAGATAACCCTTTAGGTTTCTGTTGAGGAATTACTATCTGGTTTATCTGACTGTAATTTCTAACCTCTCTGTCTCTTCGCCCTCAGTTGACTTCCCGCCTGGCTAATGTCTTCAACCTTCGATGTGAAGCCAATCGTCGAGCGTCGGTCAGCGGCTGTCTGATAAACACCTGTGGGTGGGTGAAAGGATCGGGGTATCAGGCCCTGATACATGCAGCCTCTGCCTTTGAAGTGGACGTTGTCATAGTCCTGGACCAGGAACGTCTGTACAATGACTTACGGAGGGATCTTCCCCACTTTGTTCACACGTTGCTTCTTCCAAAGTCTGGTGGAGCATCCGAGCGCTCTAAAGAATGCCGACGGGAATCCAGGGACCTGCGGGTGCGGGAGTATTTCTATGGCCCACGGGGATCACTTTATCCTCATGCCTTTGAGATAAAGTTCTCAGAGGTGAAAGTTTATAAAGTTGGGGCTCCATCTATCCC
It contains:
- the CLP1 gene encoding polyribonucleotide 5'-hydroxyl-kinase Clp1, whose translation is MSSDDPLSGSAEAGGSWPSSSGPSTKFELEKETELRLEVEGSAPVQVELISGLAEVFGTELTKNKKYTFPPGSRGAVFTWHGCTVQLWGSPDVAYVSKDTPMLLYLNTHVGLEQMRTQAEREGERGPRVLVAGPSDVGKSTLCRLLLNYAVRRGRRPTLVELDVGQGSVSVPGTVGALCVERPADVEEGFSAQAPLVYHFGSTTPGTNIKLYNKLTSRLANVFNLRCEANRRASVSGCLINTCGWVKGSGYQALIHAASAFEVDVVIVLDQERLYNDLRRDLPHFVHTLLLPKSGGASERSKECRRESRDLRVREYFYGPRGSLYPHAFEIKFSEVKVYKVGAPSIPDSCLPLGMSQEDNQLKLVPVTPGRDMAHHLLSVVPIDGGTADEGLEEKNVAGFIVITGVDTERQTLTVLSPAPRPLPKCVLLIMDIRFMDMK